The following proteins are co-located in the Methanobrevibacter sp. genome:
- a CDS encoding cation diffusion facilitator family transporter, giving the protein MRIDVHHHHKNASENLAFVFFMNLAFNIIVIVGGIATNSMAILADCIHDMSDTISIAFSWFLEHIAQKDSSDKYSYGYQRFSILGAVIVSVFVIFMAFIILSEAVPRLFAPESVDAGGMLAVAVIGIIFKSISVHRLHDGETFSEKAILFHQLGDVFEWVAILILSLVLMFWDGASYLDPFISIGIALWLLFNLGRNLYKSFEVLLQKTPNHFDVEEFKQGVLNIEGVKSFDDFHVWSLDGIDSVLTLKVSIENFNNQEKIKKEIHNLSSEYHIVDITVEFD; this is encoded by the coding sequence ATGAGAATCGATGTACATCATCATCACAAAAATGCAAGCGAGAATCTGGCTTTTGTTTTCTTTATGAATCTGGCTTTTAATATTATCGTCATTGTTGGAGGTATTGCAACAAACAGTATGGCGATACTTGCTGATTGTATTCATGACATGTCCGATACTATTTCCATTGCTTTTTCATGGTTTTTGGAACATATTGCTCAAAAGGATTCCAGTGATAAATATTCCTACGGTTATCAGAGGTTTTCGATTCTTGGTGCAGTAATAGTTTCTGTTTTTGTTATTTTTATGGCATTCATCATTCTTTCTGAAGCAGTTCCTAGATTATTTGCACCTGAAAGCGTTGATGCAGGAGGTATGCTTGCTGTTGCAGTTATCGGAATAATATTTAAATCAATTTCTGTTCACAGATTACATGATGGCGAAACATTTAGCGAAAAAGCTATTTTATTTCATCAGCTTGGTGATGTTTTTGAATGGGTGGCCATTTTAATTTTGAGTCTGGTTTTGATGTTTTGGGATGGCGCATCTTATTTGGATCCTTTCATATCAATAGGCATTGCTTTGTGGCTGTTATTTAATCTCGGAAGGAACTTGTATAAGTCTTTTGAGGTTTTACTTCAAAAAACACCGAATCATTTTGATGTTGAGGAATTTAAACAGGGTGTTTTAAATATTGAAGGGGTAAAATCTTTTGATGATTTTCATGTATGGTCACTTGACGGCATTGATTCGGTTTTAACATTAAAAGTTTCAATTGAAAATTTTAATAATCAGGAAAAAATAAAAAAGGAAATTCATAATTTGTCATCTGAGTATCATATTGTTGATATTACTGTCGAATTTGATTAA